The window GGGGGAAGACGTACCGACGGCGACGGCCCGCCGAAGAAGGATGGCTGACTGTCAGTACGGTCGGTCACACTGGACGTGTGACCATAGGTGGGCCCACACCTGCACAGAGTGACCCGGCCGGCGGTGACCAACAGTGACCAGTACGACGAGGCCCGGCTGCGCCTCCCCGGGGGTCCGGCCCCCGGTGCCCCCGACCCCGGCGAGAGAGAACCGGTAGAAGAACCGGAAGAGGAAGCAGCCCGCCCGAGCGGACCAGACCGACACACGAGGCCAGAAATTCCGTGAACTTCACGCGTTGGAGCGCCCGCCTACCAGGAACGCGCCGCGCCGCCGCGCGGGACGACCGTAGTTCCGTGCCCGCGGCCCGCGCCGAGTACGCCAGGCCCGAGCCCGGGTCCGGCCCAGCGGACGGCGACACGGCCTCCCCCGGGGCATCCGCAGAGATCTCTCAGGACAGCACCGGCCAGACCTCCGGCCGGCCCGCCGAACTCTCCGGCCCCGCCCTGCTGGAGGATCTCTCCGCCCGCGAGATCCTCGGCCGGCTGCCCGCCCTCGTCGCCCTCGTGCACGGCCCCGACCACCGCATCGCCTACGTCAACGACGCCTACGCAGCCGCCTTCGGCCCCAGACCCACGGGCGCCACCGCCGCCGAGGCGATGCCCGAGCTCGACGAGCTGAGCCTGCTGCCCCTCATGGACCAGGTTCTGCGCAGCGGCACCCCCCGCACGGTCAAGTCCCGCAAGGTCCGCAGCGGCAACTCGTACACCGTGACCTGCACCCCCGTCGCCACGCCCACCGGTCCCCCCGTGGACGGCAGGAGCAAGAAGAAGAACGGCAGGAACAAGGGGAGCGAAGGCGGCGGTGTCCTTCTGTACGCCGCCGATGTCACCGACCACGCCGAAGCGGCCGAGCGCCTGCGCACCAGCGAACGCCGTCACCGCGAAACGGCCGTCACCCTCCAGCGCTCCCTGCTCCCACAGGAACTGGAGCAGCCGGACGACCTGCGGATCGCCGCCACGTACCAGCCGGGCGGCACGGACGCGGCGGTCGGCGGCGACTGGTACGACGTCATCACTCTCGGCGCGGGCCGCACCGCCCTCGTCATCGGAGACGTGATGGGCCGCGGGGTGCGCGCCGCGGCGGTGATGGGCCAGCTCCGCACGGCCGTGCGCGCCTACGCCCGTCTCGACCTCCCGCCGCACGAAGTGCTCCAGCTGCTCGACGGTCTCGCCGCGGAGATCGACGCCAGCCAGATCGCCACCTGCGCCTACGCGGTCCACGATCCGAACGAGGGCCGGCTCGTCTACGCCTCCGCCGGCCACCTCCCGATCCTCGTGCGCGATCAGGACGGCACGGTCCACCGTGCAGAGGACCCGACCGGACCGCCGCTGGGCACCGGTGGCTGGATCCACACCTCCGGCACGATCGCGCTGCCGCCCGGCTCCACCGCCGTCCTCTACACGGACGGTCTCGTCGAACGTCGCAGTGAGGACATCGACGAGGGGGTCGCCGCCCTGGAGCGCGCCCTCTCCGGTGCCAAGGGATC is drawn from Streptomyces sp. NBC_01717 and contains these coding sequences:
- a CDS encoding ATP-binding SpoIIE family protein phosphatase — protein: MNFTRWSARLPGTRRAAARDDRSSVPAARAEYARPEPGSGPADGDTASPGASAEISQDSTGQTSGRPAELSGPALLEDLSAREILGRLPALVALVHGPDHRIAYVNDAYAAAFGPRPTGATAAEAMPELDELSLLPLMDQVLRSGTPRTVKSRKVRSGNSYTVTCTPVATPTGPPVDGRSKKKNGRNKGSEGGGVLLYAADVTDHAEAAERLRTSERRHRETAVTLQRSLLPQELEQPDDLRIAATYQPGGTDAAVGGDWYDVITLGAGRTALVIGDVMGRGVRAAAVMGQLRTAVRAYARLDLPPHEVLQLLDGLAAEIDASQIATCAYAVHDPNEGRLVYASAGHLPILVRDQDGTVHRAEDPTGPPLGTGGWIHTSGTIALPPGSTAVLYTDGLVERRSEDIDEGVAALERALSGAKGSPQVVCDRLIRSLGVTAEHDDDVAVLVVQHPARTGTNAELFHNASLDLLGGIEAAPRARAFATGVLTSWRFPVELCDLGVLAASELVANSLQHGIPPMRLGLRRTDRRLIIEVTDGDDHLPRRRRAEPADESGRGISIVATIASSWGSRRTPGGGKAVWCEFALPQ